From Columba livia isolate bColLiv1 breed racing homer chromosome 5, bColLiv1.pat.W.v2, whole genome shotgun sequence, one genomic window encodes:
- the AKT1 gene encoding RAC-alpha serine/threonine-protein kinase — MNEVAIVKEGWLHKRGEYIKTWRPRYFLLKNDGTFIGYKERPQDVDQRESPLNNFSVAQCQLMKTERPKPNTFIIRCLQWTTVIERTFHVETPEEREEWTKAIQTVADSLKKQEEEMMDFRSGSPSDNSGAEEMEVSMTKPKHKVTMNEFEYLKLLGKGTFGKVILVKEKATGRYYAMKILKKEVIVAKDEVAHTLTENRVLQNSRHPFLTALKYSFQTHDRLCFVMEYANGGELFFHLSRERVFSEDRARFYGAEIVSALDYLHSEKNVVYRDLKLENLMLDKDGHIKITDFGLCKEGIKDGATMKTFCGTPEYLAPEVLEDNDYGRAVDWWGLGVVMYEMMCGRLPFYNQDHEKLFELILMEEIRFPRTLSPEAKSLLSGLLKKDPKQRLGGGPDDAKEIMQHKFFAGIVWQDVYEKKLVPPFKPQVTSETDTRYFDEEFTAQMITITPPDQDDSMDCVDNERRPHFPQFSYSASGTA, encoded by the exons GAGAATACATAAAAACATGGAGGCCGcggtattttcttttaaagaacgATGGCACATTCATTGGCTACAAGGAACGACCGCAGGATGTCGACCAGCGGGAATCACCGTTAAATAACTTCTCAGTAGCTC AGTGCCAGCTGATGAAGACAGAACGACCTAAACCAAACACATTTATCATTAGATGCCTCCAGTGGACCACAGTAATTGAAAGAACATTTCATGTGGAGACTCCAGAGGAGCG GGAAGAATGGACAAAAGCCATCCAAACAGTAGCAGACAGCCTCAAGAAACAAGAGGAAGAGATGATGGATTTTAGATCTGGCTCTCCCAGTGATAATTCAGGTGCAGAAGAAATGGAAGTTTCTATGACAAAGCCAAAACACAAAGTG ACCATGAATGAGTTTGAATACCTTAAACTACTGGGAAAAGGCACTTTTGGAAAGGTTATTTtagttaaagaaaaagcaaccgGACGATATTATGCTATGAAAATTCTGAAGAAGGAAGTTATTGTAGCAAAG GATGAGGTGGCGCACACGCTGACAGAAAACCGAGTTTTACAGAACTCACGGCATCCATTCTTAACA GCTTTAAAGTATTCCTTTCAGACACATGATCGCTTGTGTTTTGTTATGGAGTATGCTAACGGAGGGGAG ttgtttttcCATCTGTCAAGAGAGCGTGTCTTCTCTGAAGACCGGGCTCGGTTTTATGGAGCTGAGATTGTTTCAGCACTGGATTACCTACATTCAGAGAAGAACGTGGTTTATAGAGATTTGAAG TTGGAAAATCTTATGCTGGATAAAGATGGACACATAAAAATAACAGACTTTGGACTATGTAAAGAAGGCATCAAGGATGGAGCAACAATGAAGACTTTCTGTGGCACTCCAGAGTATCTGGCACCAGAG GTGCTGGAAGATAATGACTATGGTCGTGCAGTGGACTGGTGGGGTTTAGGAGTTGTGATGTATGAAATGATGTGTGGCCGGCTCCCTTTCTACAATCAGGACCACGAAAAGCTCTTTGAACTCATCCTCATGGAGGAGATTAGATTTCCGCGCACTTTGTCACCTGAAGCAAAATCTCTCTTGTCAGGTTTGCTGAAGAAAGACCCTAAGCAAAG GTTAGGTGGTGGTCCTGATGATGCCAAGGAGATTATGCAGCACAAATTCTTTGCTGGCATTGTTTGGCAAGATGTATACGAGAAAAAG ctTGTACCACCGTTTAAGCCACAAGTTACATCTGAAACAGATACAAGATATTTTGATGAAGAATTTACGGCACAAATGATAACAATCACTCCTCCTGACCAAG ATGACAGCATGGATTGTGTAGATAACGAGAGAAGACCTCATTTTCCTCAGTTCTCCTATTCAGCCAGTGGAACCGCTTAA